In the genome of Taeniopygia guttata chromosome 26, bTaeGut7.mat, whole genome shotgun sequence, one region contains:
- the RPS10 gene encoding small ribosomal subunit protein eS10 yields MLMPKKNRIAIYELLFKEGVMVAKKDVHMAKHPELVDKNVPNLHVMKAMQSLKSRGYVKEQFAWRHFYWYLTNEGIQYLRDYLHLPPEIVPATLRRSRPETGRPRPKGLEGERPARLTRGEADRDTYRRSAVPPGADKKAEAGAGAATEFQFRGGFGRGRGQPPQ; encoded by the exons ATGTTGATGCCCAAGAAGAACCGGATCGCCATCTACGAGCTGCTGTTCAAGGAGGGCGTGATGGTGGCCAAGAAGGACGTGCACATGGCCAAGCACCCCGAGCTGGTGGACAAGAACGTGCCCAACCTGCACGTGATGAAAGCCATGCAG TCCCTCAAGTCCCGAGGCTACGTGAAGGAGCAGTTTGCTTGGAGACACTTCTACTGGTACCTGACCAACGAGGGCATCCAGTACCTGCGGGATTACCTCCACCTGCCCCCCGAAATCGTCCCGGCCACGCTGCGCCGCAGCCGCCCCGAGACCGGCAGACCCCGGCCCAAAG GTCTGGAGGGCGAGCGCCCGGCGCGGCTGACGCGGGGCGAGGCTGACCGGGACACGTACCGCCGCAGCGCCGTGCCAC CTGGTGCTGACAAGAAGGCTGAGGCCggtgctggagcagccacagaATTCCAGTTT AGAGGCGGATTCGGCCGTGGACGTGGTCAGCCCCCGCAGTAG